The genomic window CCGGGGCCGCTTCGACGGCATCGTGATCAACCCCGCCGCCTACACCCACACGAGCGTCGCCCTGCGGGATGCGCTTCTCGCCGTAGGCCTCCCCTTCGTCGAGGTCCACCTCTCCAACGTGCATGCCCGGGAACCCTTTCGACGCCGGTCCCTCCTGGCCGACGTCGCCGTGGGGGGCGTGTGGGGATTCGGGCCCGAGAGCTACATCCTCGGCCTCCGGGGCCTGGCGGCCCGCCTCTCCGCCGGCGCCGGCGGATAGGGGGCTGCCCGATGGCGCCCCGAGGAGCCGCAGGGTATGCTGCCCGGGCTGCCGCGGCCCAGGCGCTTCTGGCGCGGGAGCGCCTGGACGCCCTGCTGGTGCTCGATCTCCTCAACGTCCGGTACCTCTGCGGGTTTACCGGCTCCAACGGTCTCCTGGTCCTCCTGCCCGGCCGGGGCGTCTTCTTCACCGACTCCCGGTACACGCTCCAGGCCCGCCAGGAGACCCGGGGGGTCGAGGTGGTGGAGGCGGCGGACCTGGATCGGGCGGCAGCCGCACTGCTCGGCCAGGTGGGAGCCGCCTACGCGGGCTTCCAGCCCACGAGCCTTACGGCAGCCCGGCGCGGGCGCCTGGGCCGACTGGTGGCGGCCGATCTGGTGGAGGTGGGTTCGGGCGTCGACCGCCTGCGGGTTCGAAAGGGCGAGGACGAGGCCGGCAAGCTCACCGCCGCCGCCCGCCTCGCCGAAGAGGCCCTGGCCGCCGCGGCGCACCGGCTCCGCCCCGGGGCGACGGAGGCGGAGGTCGCCCTGGCCTTCCAGATCGCCTGCCTGGAGCGGGGC from Thermodesulfobacteriota bacterium includes these protein-coding regions:
- a CDS encoding M24 family metallopeptidase gives rise to the protein MAPRGAAGYAARAAAAQALLARERLDALLVLDLLNVRYLCGFTGSNGLLVLLPGRGVFFTDSRYTLQARQETRGVEVVEAADLDRAAAALLGQVGAAYAGFQPTSLTAARRGRLGRLVAADLVEVGSGVDRLRVRKGEDEAGKLTAAARLAEEALAAAAHRLRPGATEAEVALAFQIACLERGAEGLSFDTIVAGGPRGALPHARPTDRRFREGDLVVVDFGVRLDGYCSDETVTLPVGPVDNVDERARGVYEIVYQAQRAALEALRPGVPLADVDRAAR
- the aroQ gene encoding type II 3-dehydroquinate dehydratase produces the protein MRVLVLHGPNLNLLGAREPGVYGALGLADIEERLRGVGKELGAELEFFQSNAEGALVDAIQGARGRFDGIVINPAAYTHTSVALRDALLAVGLPFVEVHLSNVHAREPFRRRSLLADVAVGGVWGFGPESYILGLRGLAARLSAGAGG